The stretch of DNA ATCGATACTATTCATACCCAGGGAAGTACACAAACTACAAACGTTCCTACAGACTTAATGATTAATGGAGAAGGATTCTTTGCTGTAAGGGATGGTTCTGGCAATGAATTTTATACTCGTGCCGGAAATTTTTATCTTGATGCAGGCCTTAATGTGAACGCTAATGGATATAACGGGTTACAGCGCGTACTGGTAAATGCAAATGGCTTGAAGGTTCAAGGACTTACAGTTGACAATAACACTGGAGCACTTGTAGGAGCAGCTACTAACATTTATATCCCTGCGGATGCACAAACCTATGATATTGATGAGAAGGGTCTCGTAAGTTATATCCCTGCAGCGGGTGGCGCACGGGTGTATGTTGGACAAATTCAGGTTGTAAAATTTTCTAATCCAAGTGGATTGCTTAAGGCTGGAAGCAACTTGTATTCAGTTTCTCCCAACTCAGGAGCAGTTCCTGCGCTTGCAGATAACTATGCAGGCAATAAAGGACGGGGCACTATCATTATCGGCGCTCTCGAAATGTCCAACGTGGAACTCAC from Effusibacillus lacus encodes:
- a CDS encoding flagellar hook-basal body complex protein, which codes for MLRAMYSGISGMRGFQVKLDVIGNNIANVNTFGFKAGRATFKDILSQNVGGAAAPSTATAGIGGINPKQIGLGSAISSIDTIHTQGSTQTTNVPTDLMINGEGFFAVRDGSGNEFYTRAGNFYLDAGLNVNANGYNGLQRVLVNANGLKVQGLTVDNNTGALVGAATNIYIPADAQTYDIDEKGLVSYIPAAGGARVYVGQIQVVKFSNPSGLLKAGSNLYSVSPNSGAVPALADNYAGNKGRGTIIIGALEMSNVELTNEFTEMIVAQRGFQANSRIITTSDEVLQEVVNLKR